The sequence TATAAAGAATATGGGAGTTATTATTGCAAATGCAACGGTTTTAAGTCTGGTTTTAACTTCCCGGCTTTGGGAATTTTCCTGGAAATGACGTGACATGAAGAGTCCCAGTAGGAAGGCAGGAAGTATTGCCTGTCCACCTCCAAGACTTGCAAAGAATATGAAGACAAGGAGAAGTAAAAATATATATTTTATTTCTGCTTCAACAACTTTATCCTTGATTTTTGGGTTTTCAAAGATTAAAAGGGAATACTTTGATGCCAAAAATATCGCAAGGATGGATATAACATAGAATAGTAAGGTGTAAACAGTGGGTCTCATGAAGAGTACACTCAATACGATCGCAGTTCCCATGTTTGTTATGAAGGTTGCAACCATGAGGAGTTTACCTGTTTCACTTTTGCAGAGGCTCGTTTCAACTAAAACTGAATAAACAACTGCAATTGATGTTTCAGAAAGTGCAGTGGCTGCTATCAGCGAAGCTGTGAGGTTCCACCCTGCAAGGCAATAAGTAGATGCTAAAACCCCTAAAAATGGTACAAAGAAGGATACAAAACCTATTAGAAAACTTTCTTTGAGCTTTCTCCCCATGAGATCCATATCTATCTCGGTTCCGGCAAGGAATGTTAATAATATTCCACCAAATCCTGCAATGTAAAGCATCCAGGATTCAGGTTTGATAAAACCAAGATTTCCAAATATAACTCCTAATATAATTTCCACAATTGCAACGGAGATTCCTGCTCTGAGGGAAATTAAACTTGAAACTAAAATGAGTATTCCTAAGATCAATGGATAAAAATCTGCAGTTATAATAACTCCTCCTACCTCTTTGTTTGCGAAAGTCTTACGGTAGGAGTCATCATCCAAAGGATAAAAGATATATCTTTGGCAATTAAAGGTGAACTCCATCACCTGTTAATGGGGGTTTTAATTCTAGAGAAAAATCCCTAGAATTATATAAAATAAAATAAACTACGTATATATAATAAATTTGAATAAAAACAAATTTTTTTTGTGATTTTGAGGATGGCCGGCGGCGTTGAAGAGTTCCCATAGACATCCCGTCTAAAGTACAATCAAAAACGCAGGAGGACTTCACTTCTGGGATCGAAACGAGACCAGGTATAACCCCTCCGCCATGACCGCCGAACCAACATATATGAACATCAAATCATGAAATAAATAATCATGTTCAATATGAAATAAAAAAACCTATATAATATAAACTAATCCGTACCCTACGTGTCCACCCCAACTGAATACACCTAACCAGAACCCATAAATCCCCATAATATAAATGGAAAAAAATAAGGGCTCCAATCAACGAAATAAGATATATTAATTAGTTTCACATTTTAGAATGATTTATCTACAAGTATTGGAAACTTCTAAATCCACAATGTTTAGTGTTTATCATGAAATCATGCTGATCGGACGTTGGAAACCGCGGACTGAACAACTCGGCCCAAAGAGCCTCGAAGCTTACATCCCAGATCCCATCAAACGGGTCTTCTACCCATGTCCTACAACGCTGCTTATTTTCAGGGGATACCTCAGGCTTAGATGCTTTCAGCCTTTATCATCTAGCGCGTAGCTGCCCGGCACTGCCTTATCAGACAACCGGTCGACCAGAGGCGCCGACGGCTCGTTCCTCTCGTACTGGAGCCACCTTCCCCTCAAGCAACAAAAAACACTTCCATTAGATAGCAACCAACCTGTCTCACGACGGTCTAAACCCAGCTCACGTTCCCCTTTAATGGGCGAACAACCCCACCCTTGGGTGCTGCTGCACACCCAGGATGGAAAGAACCGACATCGAAGTAGCAAGCCGCAGGGTCGATATGGGCTCTTGCCTGCGACCACCCAGTTATCCCCGAGGTAGCTTTTCTGTCATACCATACCCCCATCGAGGAGGATTATGGTGTTCGTTAGGCCCGGCTTTCGCCTCTGGATCCCGTACTATGAGGAATCCAGTCAGGCCGGCTTTTGCCCTTACACTCTACGGTGGATCTCTGTCCCACCTGAGCCGACCTTAGGGCGCGCTTGATACCTTTTCAAGCGCGTGCCGCCCCAGCCAAACTGCCCATCTACCGGTGTTCTCTTACAAGTTAGAGACACAGTCACAAGAAGGTGGTGTCTCAACAACGGCTCAACCACGCCTAGCGACGTGGCATCGAAGCCTCCCACCTACACTGCATACCCATGACCAAGCCTCAACGACAGACTGCAGTAAAGCTCTACGGGGTCTTCGCTTCCCAATGGAAGTCTCTGGCTTGTGCACCAGAATAGCAGGTTCACTAGGTTCCAGCTAGGGACAGTAGGGACCTCGTTCTACCATTCATGCAGGCCGGTACTTATCCGGCAAGGCATTTCGCTACCTTAAGAGGGTTATAGTTACCCCCGCCGTTTACCGGCGCTTCACCGAGTTGAACCCCGGCTTCACGTGCCGGCACTGGGCAGGTGTCGCCCCCAGTACACACCCTTTCGGGCTAGCTAGGAGCTATGTTTTTATTAAACAGTCGGGCCCCCCTTGTCACTGCGACCAGCTGCTCACACAGCTGGCACTCCTTATCCCAAAGTTACGGAGCTATTTTGC is a genomic window of Methanobacterium congolense containing:
- a CDS encoding cation:proton antiporter; protein product: MTADFYPLILGILILVSSLISLRAGISVAIVEIILGVIFGNLGFIKPESWMLYIAGFGGILLTFLAGTEIDMDLMGRKLKESFLIGFVSFFVPFLGVLASTYCLAGWNLTASLIAATALSETSIAVVYSVLVETSLCKSETGKLLMVATFITNMGTAIVLSVLFMRPTVYTLLFYVISILAIFLASKYSLLIFENPKIKDKVVEAEIKYIFLLLLVFIFFASLGGGQAILPAFLLGLFMSRHFQENSQSREVKTRLKTVAFAIITPIFFIVGGMKVSIPFIIAAAGIFIVIFLSRQISKFIGVYFVAKRFLDDGQMYTTLMMSTGLTFGLVACLFGLNAGLIDQATYSVLTGVLVLSAVLPSFVAQRWFLPIHSEDHVAEKVNKNNK